A portion of the Nitratidesulfovibrio termitidis HI1 genome contains these proteins:
- a CDS encoding NYN domain-containing protein yields the protein MPPTTAQERVACAAPSPVDDAQRKLAVLIDADNAQPAITPALLAEISRFGVACVRRIYGDWTRPTLSGWKDMLHAHSLLPIQQFQYTNGKNSTDCALIIDAMDLMHTGRFDGFCLVSSDSDFTRLAARLREEGLVVYGFGEQKTPEAFVRACTRFIYTELLRPGALRPTVPAAAAPAAAKISPKVAARQAPPLPAKAQQKAATAPARIPQPGKGTQKQKPVPVGLIELAVEATSDDNGWAMLSSVASNILQMQPQFDSRMYGYAKFGGLVRALSGFFELAERATPRGGITQYIRNRNGG from the coding sequence ATGCCGCCAACCACCGCACAAGAGCGAGTTGCCTGCGCCGCCCCGTCCCCCGTTGACGATGCCCAGCGGAAACTTGCGGTCCTCATCGACGCGGACAACGCCCAGCCTGCCATCACCCCGGCCCTGCTGGCCGAAATTTCCCGGTTCGGGGTGGCCTGCGTACGCCGGATATACGGCGACTGGACAAGGCCGACGCTTTCCGGCTGGAAGGACATGCTGCACGCCCATTCCCTGCTGCCCATCCAGCAGTTCCAGTACACCAACGGCAAGAACTCCACAGACTGCGCCCTGATCATCGACGCCATGGACCTGATGCACACCGGGCGCTTCGACGGTTTCTGCCTGGTGTCCAGCGACAGCGACTTCACCCGGCTGGCCGCCCGCCTGCGCGAGGAAGGACTGGTGGTCTACGGATTCGGCGAACAGAAGACCCCGGAAGCCTTCGTCAGGGCATGCACCCGGTTCATCTATACCGAACTGCTCCGGCCAGGGGCGTTGCGCCCCACGGTACCTGCCGCAGCGGCACCCGCCGCCGCAAAAATATCCCCCAAGGTTGCGGCCAGGCAGGCACCCCCACTGCCCGCCAAAGCACAGCAAAAAGCCGCAACCGCTCCCGCCAGGATCCCGCAGCCGGGCAAGGGCACACAGAAACAGAAACCCGTACCCGTCGGGCTCATCGAACTGGCCGTTGAAGCCACATCGGACGACAATGGATGGGCGATGCTCAGCAGCGTGGCCAGCAACATCCTGCAGATGCAGCCGCAGTTCGATTCCCGCATGTACGGCTACGCCAAATTCGGGGGTCTCGTCCGCGCCCTTTCCGGCTTTTTCGAACTGGCGGAAAGGGCCACCCCTCGCGGCGGCATCACGCAATACATCCGGAACAGGAACGGAGGCTGA
- a CDS encoding NAD(P)/FAD-dependent oxidoreductase: MARLLLLGAGHAHLDTIRAIPALVARGHAVTVAGPGPCHYYSGMGPGVLGGTYPPQAMALPVQRMVETAEGTFVTDAAVRIDAPGHAVHFASGLRLEYDVCSCNVGSLVAQTLPGDAGGPGKADINGASGDHDAAPLSLPTPPVLPVKPIENLYRARQTLLRLTAHGPVHVVVAGGGPAALEVACNAAVCIARARGNAAPAVPDGDSVTLVAGRGLLPGLPERARTLCRALAAARGVRIMEGARAVEATTDGVQLDDGRSLPAQMVLLATGVTPSPLFAASNLPVSPDGGLAVNAHLQSIAHPDLFGGGDCIHFTPAPLPRVGVHAVRQGPVLAANLAARLDQHARGPAHVPRSAGLPLPSPYIPRPSHLLVLDTGAGTGVLHRPLWGGALCFGGRAAFLLKRAIDTRFMQRHLPQDGTQPGECPWDATV; this comes from the coding sequence ATGGCCCGCCTGCTGCTGCTTGGCGCGGGACACGCCCACCTCGACACCATCCGCGCCATTCCGGCACTTGTCGCGCGCGGCCATGCGGTGACGGTGGCCGGGCCCGGCCCCTGCCACTACTATTCCGGCATGGGCCCCGGCGTGCTGGGCGGCACGTATCCCCCGCAGGCCATGGCCCTGCCGGTGCAGCGCATGGTGGAAACGGCGGAGGGCACCTTTGTCACCGACGCGGCGGTGCGTATTGATGCACCAGGTCACGCCGTGCACTTCGCCTCCGGCCTGCGGCTGGAGTATGACGTGTGCTCGTGCAACGTGGGGTCGCTGGTGGCCCAGACCCTGCCGGGGGATGCCGGCGGGCCGGGCAAGGCTGATATCAACGGTGCCAGTGGCGACCACGACGCCGCGCCCCTGTCCCTGCCGACGCCACCCGTGCTGCCCGTGAAACCCATCGAGAACCTGTACCGCGCCCGACAGACGTTGCTGCGTCTGACCGCGCATGGCCCGGTGCATGTGGTGGTGGCAGGCGGCGGGCCTGCCGCGCTGGAGGTGGCCTGCAACGCGGCGGTGTGTATTGCCCGGGCGAGGGGCAACGCCGCTCCCGCCGTTCCCGACGGCGATTCGGTCACCCTGGTGGCCGGGCGCGGGCTGCTGCCCGGCCTGCCGGAACGGGCACGCACCCTGTGCCGCGCATTGGCCGCCGCGCGCGGGGTACGCATCATGGAGGGTGCGCGGGCCGTGGAAGCCACGACAGACGGTGTGCAGCTGGACGATGGCCGCAGCCTGCCTGCGCAGATGGTGCTGCTGGCCACCGGCGTGACCCCGTCGCCACTGTTCGCCGCATCCAATCTGCCTGTAAGTCCAGACGGCGGGCTTGCGGTGAATGCGCACCTTCAGTCCATCGCCCACCCGGATCTGTTCGGCGGGGGCGACTGCATTCATTTCACCCCGGCCCCGTTGCCCCGCGTAGGGGTGCACGCCGTGCGCCAGGGACCGGTGTTGGCCGCCAATCTGGCGGCCCGGCTGGACCAACACGCGCGGGGCCCGGCGCACGTGCCCCGGTCAGCAGGTCTGCCGCTTCCTTCCCCGTACATCCCCCGGCCCAGCCATCTGCTGGTGCTGGATACCGGCGCGGGCACGGGGGTATTGCACCGCCCGCTGTGGGGCGGCGCACTGTGCTTCGGTGGCCGGGCGGCCTTCCTGCTCAAGCGGGCCATCGACACCCGGTTCATGCAGCGCCACCTGCCGCAGGACGGCACCCAACCCGGCGAATGTCCGTGGGACGCCACCGTCTGA
- a CDS encoding glycosyltransferase — translation MATGAPRSASRTAARQSATRSGQTQESAAINTSSGTSPSPSPSTSAAPSQSPPLSIDLHVHSRHSTRPSQWILQKLGCAESYTDPKALYDIARRRGMDLVTITDHNTLAGSLEIAHLDHTFVSEEITAYFPEDRCKIHVLAWDLTEAHHADITRLRENIYDLVDYLTVSGIPHACAHAMYSLNERLTLDHMERLLLLFRVFELNGSRDDFQNGILRAIVQGLTPADMDAMADRQDMTPRMERAWVKHLMAGSDDHSSLNIARSHTIIEGVSGVGHGRVRDALRGVMEGRGTPHGSAATPVTMAHNLYSIAYQFYKQRFGLARHVNRDTVLRFADRVLTGAPEPEGGLLTRLHGLIGYRRPRLSFSASTSRTVQDHLQTEAAEIIRRDPELRGLLDSPAADITGERTEQAWMRFADQASEKVLRTFADTLLDNAMGADLFSVFNVVGSAGSLYAILAPYFVGYTLFTKDRAFARACRDHFLPHEAEAALGTPGQAATMPGDRLHAAHAPHASNVTDPDEWHATGRLNVGHFTDTFYDVNGVARTLQMQLDIARRNDKRLQVITCAPEGVADPELADRSDVFTFSPIGSFAMPEYPGLALYYPPVLKMLDHCYRQGFTHLHSATPGPVGLVALAAARILRLPIHATYHTAFPQYVMMLTEDAGLEEAMWRYMIWYYNQMDRVYVPSHATGDELAERGIARERIAFYPRGIDTETFTPARRNGFFNRYDGNTVTLPRTFLNSEAARAAGPGRTTAHDAAQPVRFLYVGRLSREKNLHVLADAYRLVAARAPHLRLVLVGDGPARAELEETLRGLPVTFTGYLTGDDLANAYASSDIFVFPSGTDTFGNVVLEAQASGLPVVVTDKGGPQENLLPGRTGAIVPEGDATAMAQAMLDMAADPARLNTMRTDARAYAESRSFEAAFLQQWAMYRDRNAA, via the coding sequence ATGGCCACTGGCGCACCCCGTTCCGCGTCCCGTACCGCCGCACGCCAATCCGCTACCCGTTCCGGCCAGACGCAGGAATCCGCAGCCATCAACACATCATCGGGCACATCGCCGTCCCCGTCGCCGTCCACATCAGCTGCCCCGTCCCAGTCCCCTCCGCTTTCCATCGACCTGCACGTGCACTCGCGCCATTCCACCCGCCCCTCGCAGTGGATACTGCAAAAGCTGGGCTGCGCGGAAAGCTACACCGACCCGAAAGCGCTGTACGACATCGCCCGCCGCCGGGGCATGGACCTTGTCACCATCACCGACCACAACACCCTGGCGGGCAGCCTTGAAATAGCCCACCTCGACCACACCTTCGTCAGCGAGGAAATCACCGCCTATTTCCCCGAAGACCGCTGCAAGATCCACGTGCTAGCCTGGGACCTGACCGAGGCCCACCACGCCGACATCACCCGCCTGCGCGAAAACATTTACGATCTCGTGGACTACCTGACCGTGTCGGGCATTCCCCATGCCTGCGCCCACGCCATGTACTCGCTGAACGAGCGGCTGACCCTGGACCACATGGAACGGCTGCTGCTGCTCTTTCGGGTGTTCGAGCTGAACGGTTCGCGCGACGACTTTCAGAACGGCATCCTGCGGGCCATCGTGCAGGGGCTGACCCCGGCGGACATGGACGCCATGGCCGACCGGCAGGACATGACCCCGCGCATGGAACGGGCGTGGGTAAAGCACCTCATGGCCGGGTCTGACGACCATTCCTCGCTGAACATCGCCCGCAGCCACACCATCATCGAAGGGGTTTCCGGCGTGGGGCATGGCCGCGTGCGCGACGCGCTGCGCGGGGTGATGGAAGGGCGGGGCACGCCGCACGGCAGCGCCGCCACCCCGGTGACCATGGCCCACAACCTGTATTCCATCGCCTACCAGTTCTATAAGCAGCGCTTCGGCCTGGCCCGCCACGTCAACCGCGACACGGTGCTGCGCTTTGCCGACAGGGTGCTGACCGGCGCGCCGGAACCGGAAGGCGGCCTGCTGACCAGGCTGCACGGCCTCATCGGGTATCGCCGCCCCCGGCTGTCCTTTTCGGCGTCCACCTCGCGCACCGTGCAGGACCACCTGCAAACCGAAGCGGCAGAGATCATCCGCCGCGACCCGGAATTGCGCGGGCTGCTGGACAGCCCCGCCGCCGACATCACCGGCGAACGCACCGAACAGGCCTGGATGCGCTTTGCCGACCAGGCCTCGGAAAAGGTGCTGCGTACCTTCGCCGACACCCTGCTGGACAACGCCATGGGCGCGGACCTGTTCAGCGTGTTCAACGTGGTGGGCTCCGCCGGGTCGCTCTACGCCATCCTGGCCCCGTACTTCGTGGGGTACACCCTGTTCACCAAGGACCGGGCCTTTGCCCGCGCCTGCCGCGACCACTTCCTGCCGCACGAGGCAGAAGCGGCGCTGGGCACGCCGGGGCAGGCTGCCACCATGCCCGGCGACCGCCTCCATGCCGCCCATGCTCCCCATGCTTCCAATGTCACGGACCCGGACGAATGGCACGCCACGGGCCGCCTGAACGTCGGCCACTTCACCGACACCTTCTACGACGTCAATGGCGTGGCCCGCACCCTGCAGATGCAACTGGACATCGCCCGCCGCAACGACAAGCGGTTGCAGGTCATCACCTGCGCCCCGGAAGGCGTGGCCGACCCGGAACTGGCCGACCGCTCCGACGTGTTCACCTTTTCGCCCATCGGCTCGTTCGCCATGCCTGAGTACCCCGGCCTTGCCCTGTACTACCCGCCGGTGCTGAAGATGCTGGACCACTGCTACCGCCAGGGCTTCACCCACCTGCACTCGGCCACCCCCGGCCCGGTGGGGCTGGTGGCGCTGGCGGCGGCGCGCATCCTGCGCCTGCCCATCCACGCCACCTACCACACCGCCTTCCCGCAATACGTGATGATGCTGACCGAGGACGCCGGGCTGGAAGAAGCCATGTGGCGCTACATGATCTGGTACTACAACCAGATGGACCGGGTGTACGTGCCCTCGCACGCCACCGGGGACGAACTGGCGGAACGGGGCATCGCGCGCGAACGCATCGCCTTCTACCCGCGCGGCATCGATACCGAAACCTTCACCCCGGCCCGCCGCAACGGGTTCTTCAACCGGTACGACGGCAACACCGTGACCCTGCCGCGCACCTTCCTGAACAGCGAAGCGGCCCGCGCCGCAGGTCCGGGCCGAACGACGGCGCACGACGCGGCCCAGCCGGTGCGCTTTCTGTACGTGGGGCGTCTGTCGCGAGAAAAGAACCTGCACGTGCTGGCCGACGCCTACCGGCTGGTGGCCGCCCGCGCCCCGCACCTGCGGCTGGTGCTGGTGGGCGACGGCCCGGCCCGCGCGGAACTGGAAGAAACCCTGCGCGGCCTGCCGGTGACCTTCACCGGGTACCTTACCGGCGACGACCTGGCCAACGCCTACGCCTCGTCGGACATCTTCGTGTTTCCCTCCGGCACCGACACCTTCGGCAACGTGGTGCTGGAGGCGCAGGCCTCCGGCCTGCCGGTGGTGGTCACCGACAAGGGCGGGCCGCAGGAAAACCTGCTACCCGGACGCACCGGGGCCATCGTGCCGGAAGGCGACGCCACGGCCATGGCCCAGGCCATGCTGGACATGGCCGCCGACCCGGCCAGGCTGAACACCATGCGCACCGATGCCCGCGCCTACGCCGAAAGCCGGTCCTTCGAGGCGGCCTTTCTGCAGCAGTGGGCCATGTACCGCGACCGCAACGCCGCATAG
- a CDS encoding glycosyltransferase family 2 protein yields the protein MPQPCPAVSVVLPVWNAAATLPATLKSLLAQTGADFEVVAVDDGSTDATPDLLAAFAALDARIRPARIPHGGIVAALNHGLALARGRYIARMDADDTCHPQRLALQCAYLDAHPHIGLVGCRVDFGGDRERCGGYARHVDWVNTLLDPTDIALARFRESPFAHPSVMFRAELPGLHGAYLDGPFPEDYELWLRWMDAGVAMAKLPHTLLTWNDPPDRLSRTHPNYAEDGFYTLKGLYLARWLARHNPHHPEVWVVGAGRTSRRRARQLMEQGITVRAWIDIDPRKIGNRVDGLPVLGREAMPAPGQGFLVAYLAGHGAAEELTAFLDGAGYVQGRDYILAA from the coding sequence ATGCCCCAGCCCTGCCCCGCCGTCAGCGTCGTGCTGCCCGTCTGGAACGCCGCCGCCACCCTGCCCGCCACGCTTAAAAGCCTGCTGGCGCAAACCGGCGCGGACTTCGAGGTGGTGGCAGTGGACGACGGCTCCACCGACGCCACCCCCGACCTGCTCGCCGCCTTTGCCGCGCTGGATGCCCGCATCCGCCCGGCGCGCATCCCCCACGGCGGCATCGTGGCCGCGCTGAATCACGGCCTTGCCCTTGCCCGTGGCCGCTACATCGCCCGCATGGACGCCGACGACACCTGCCACCCGCAACGCCTGGCCCTGCAATGCGCCTATCTGGACGCGCACCCGCACATCGGACTGGTGGGCTGCCGGGTGGACTTCGGCGGCGACCGCGAACGCTGCGGCGGCTACGCCCGGCACGTGGACTGGGTGAACACCCTGCTGGACCCCACGGACATCGCGCTGGCGCGCTTTCGCGAATCGCCCTTCGCGCATCCTTCCGTGATGTTCCGCGCGGAACTTCCCGGCCTGCACGGCGCGTACCTCGACGGCCCCTTTCCGGAAGACTACGAACTGTGGCTGCGCTGGATGGACGCGGGCGTGGCCATGGCCAAGCTGCCGCACACCCTGCTGACCTGGAACGACCCGCCGGACCGCCTTTCGCGCACCCACCCCAACTACGCGGAAGACGGCTTCTACACCCTGAAGGGGCTGTACCTGGCCCGCTGGCTGGCCCGGCACAACCCGCACCACCCCGAGGTATGGGTGGTGGGCGCGGGTCGCACCAGCCGCCGCCGGGCGCGCCAGTTGATGGAGCAGGGTATTACGGTGCGCGCGTGGATCGACATCGACCCGCGCAAGATCGGCAACCGGGTGGACGGCCTGCCCGTGCTGGGGCGCGAGGCCATGCCCGCGCCCGGCCAAGGCTTTCTGGTGGCGTACCTTGCCGGACACGGCGCGGCGGAAGAACTGACCGCCTTCCTTGACGGCGCGGGTTACGTGCAAGGCCGGGACTACATTCTGGCTGCGTGA
- a CDS encoding ATP-binding protein, with protein MKCKRCKETAVVALPSHHTGFCAECFLLFFTRQVERGIKERKLFTHDDRILVALSGGKDSLSLMLELSRQGYDVTGLHIDLAIPGSSPVARGVVERFCEKHGLNLIVKEMGAEGLAIPDVKARLNRPICSACGKIKRYFFNKTALDENFTVLATGHNLDDEIARLFSNTLRWDVAYLSDQGPDLAADGGFARKVKPLWRLSEFETANYAFLMGIEHHYAPCPYSGGASFTFYKKLWTDLEEEMPGRKLDFYQGFLERGRPVFARADNEDGVDLSGCTQCGYPTSNEVCGVCRIRDALRDKPVGADGADGAEGVE; from the coding sequence ATGAAATGCAAACGCTGCAAGGAGACGGCCGTCGTCGCCCTGCCCAGCCATCATACCGGATTCTGCGCCGAATGCTTCCTGCTGTTCTTCACCCGGCAGGTGGAGCGCGGCATCAAGGAACGCAAACTGTTCACCCATGACGACCGCATCCTGGTCGCGCTTTCCGGCGGCAAGGATTCGCTGAGCCTGATGCTGGAACTTTCGCGGCAGGGCTACGACGTCACAGGCCTGCACATCGACCTGGCCATTCCCGGTTCCTCGCCCGTCGCACGCGGCGTGGTGGAACGCTTCTGCGAAAAGCACGGCCTGAACCTGATCGTGAAGGAAATGGGGGCCGAGGGGCTGGCCATTCCCGACGTGAAGGCCCGGCTGAATCGCCCGATATGTTCGGCCTGCGGCAAGATCAAGCGCTATTTCTTCAACAAGACCGCGCTGGACGAAAACTTCACCGTGCTGGCCACCGGCCACAACCTGGATGACGAAATCGCCCGGCTGTTCAGCAACACCCTGCGCTGGGACGTGGCCTACCTGAGCGACCAGGGCCCGGACCTTGCCGCCGACGGCGGCTTTGCCCGCAAGGTGAAGCCCTTGTGGCGGCTTTCGGAATTCGAGACGGCCAACTACGCCTTCCTCATGGGCATCGAACACCACTACGCGCCCTGCCCGTATTCCGGCGGGGCCAGCTTCACCTTCTACAAGAAGCTGTGGACCGACCTTGAGGAAGAAATGCCCGGACGCAAGCTGGACTTCTACCAGGGCTTTCTGGAACGGGGCCGCCCCGTGTTCGCCCGTGCCGACAACGAGGACGGCGTGGACCTGAGCGGCTGCACCCAATGCGGCTACCCCACCTCCAACGAGGTGTGCGGGGTATGCCGCATCCGCGATGCCCTGCGCGACAAGCCCGTCGGGGCGGATGGGGCAGACGGCGCGGAAGGGGTGGAATAG
- a CDS encoding response regulator, with the protein MSAKKILVVDDEKHIRMLYQEELESEGYTVAVSDGREPILDVVAREKPLVVVLDIKLGPDLSGLDLLQEIRRGEPTLPVILSTAYDSFQHDLKSVVADYYVVKSVDLTELKAKVALAVEKRA; encoded by the coding sequence ATGTCGGCCAAGAAGATTCTTGTCGTGGACGATGAAAAGCACATCCGCATGCTGTACCAGGAAGAACTGGAGAGCGAAGGCTACACCGTGGCCGTGTCCGACGGGCGAGAACCCATCCTCGATGTGGTGGCCCGCGAAAAGCCCCTGGTGGTGGTGCTGGACATCAAGCTGGGGCCGGACCTTTCGGGGCTGGACCTGTTGCAGGAAATCCGCCGGGGCGAACCCACCCTGCCGGTCATTCTGTCCACGGCCTACGATTCCTTCCAGCACGACCTGAAGTCGGTGGTGGCGGACTACTACGTGGTCAAGTCCGTGGATCTCACGGAACTGAAGGCCAAGGTGGCGCTGGCTGTCGAAAAACGCGCCTAG
- a CDS encoding sensor histidine kinase, translating to MPDSLFPVGRRVALNRLIYMGILVASVLPLVLILGVMNLHLGVSFREMVFGQAREIADRHSQKIDDFLHERLASVQMLVEAQGAGLLDPANLNRKLEAMRNAYRGVYVDLGMVDDAGIQRVYAGPHRLEGTDYSHENWFLQASARDVFISDVFMGVRKSPHFIVAVKLMVDGRAWILRSTIDFASFVSLVEDIRVGATGQACIINRGGAFQTSGGRHSAGDGAQLAEFARRVFGGGIAGMDQDRAFEEGDMVYAMSRLKGGDWVLVFQQSSREALQGLHAAQRTLFLVLGLASIAVLVLGMFLAQRIIERIDGLEREMAALNAQVVEAGKLSALGEMAAGIAHEINNPVAIMMEEAGWIEDVLGELQEQDAVREIGDSARQIRTQGVRCRDITHKLLSFARRSDREVHAVDINAMVTEMVELSGQKARTVSVHVVVALSEGLPPVAASPSELQQVFLNLFNNAFDAMEGSGGTLKVATLMSDNGMVAVNVADTGPGMPEAILQRIYDPFFTTKPVGKGTGLGLSICYGIINKMGGEIKVSSIVGVGTTFQVLLPPFDPAVHAAQVAQGVGLLAGGGRLAAACPTPVPSGAKPAPPGATPPDGGGKDTA from the coding sequence ATGCCGGATTCCCTGTTCCCCGTCGGCCGTCGCGTCGCGCTGAACCGGCTCATCTACATGGGCATCCTTGTGGCGTCGGTACTGCCGCTGGTGCTTATCCTCGGGGTCATGAACCTGCACCTCGGGGTGTCGTTCCGCGAAATGGTCTTTGGCCAGGCGCGCGAAATAGCCGACCGGCACAGCCAGAAGATCGACGACTTCCTGCACGAACGCCTTGCCAGCGTGCAGATGCTGGTGGAGGCGCAAGGCGCGGGCCTGCTGGACCCGGCCAACCTGAACCGCAAGCTGGAAGCCATGCGCAACGCCTACCGCGGCGTGTACGTGGACCTGGGCATGGTGGACGATGCGGGCATCCAGCGGGTGTACGCCGGTCCGCACCGTCTGGAAGGCACCGACTATTCGCACGAGAACTGGTTCCTGCAGGCCAGCGCGCGCGACGTGTTCATCAGCGACGTGTTCATGGGGGTGCGCAAGTCGCCGCACTTCATCGTGGCCGTCAAGCTGATGGTGGACGGCAGGGCATGGATACTGCGCTCCACCATCGACTTCGCCAGCTTCGTCTCGCTGGTGGAGGACATCCGCGTGGGGGCCACGGGCCAGGCCTGCATCATCAACCGGGGCGGGGCGTTCCAGACTTCCGGGGGACGCCATTCGGCGGGCGACGGTGCGCAACTGGCGGAATTCGCCCGTCGGGTGTTCGGCGGCGGCATAGCGGGCATGGATCAGGACCGTGCCTTCGAGGAAGGCGACATGGTCTACGCCATGTCGCGCCTGAAGGGCGGGGACTGGGTGCTGGTGTTCCAGCAGTCCTCGCGCGAGGCGTTGCAGGGCCTGCACGCCGCCCAGCGCACCCTGTTCCTGGTGCTGGGGCTGGCCTCCATCGCGGTGCTGGTGCTGGGCATGTTCCTGGCCCAGCGCATCATTGAACGCATCGACGGGCTGGAGCGCGAAATGGCCGCCCTCAACGCCCAGGTGGTGGAGGCGGGCAAACTGTCGGCCCTGGGCGAGATGGCGGCGGGCATCGCCCACGAGATCAACAACCCCGTGGCCATCATGATGGAAGAGGCGGGCTGGATAGAAGACGTGCTGGGCGAATTGCAGGAGCAGGACGCCGTGCGCGAGATAGGCGACAGCGCCCGCCAGATCCGCACCCAGGGGGTGCGCTGCCGCGACATCACCCACAAGCTGCTCAGCTTCGCCCGCCGCTCCGACCGCGAGGTGCACGCGGTGGACATCAACGCCATGGTCACCGAGATGGTGGAGCTTTCCGGCCAGAAGGCGCGCACCGTCAGCGTGCATGTGGTGGTGGCCCTGTCCGAGGGGCTGCCGCCGGTTGCCGCCTCGCCCTCCGAGTTGCAGCAGGTGTTCCTGAACCTGTTCAACAACGCCTTCGACGCCATGGAAGGTTCCGGCGGCACCCTGAAGGTGGCCACCCTGATGAGCGACAACGGCATGGTGGCCGTGAACGTGGCCGATACCGGCCCCGGCATGCCGGAGGCCATCCTGCAACGCATTTACGATCCGTTCTTCACCACCAAGCCGGTGGGCAAGGGCACGGGCCTTGGCCTGTCCATATGCTACGGCATCATCAACAAGATGGGCGGCGAGATAAAGGTGAGCAGCATCGTGGGGGTGGGCACCACCTTTCAGGTGCTGCTGCCGCCGTTCGACCCGGCGGTGCATGCGGCGCAGGTCGCCCAGGGCGTGGGGTTGCTGGCTGGCGGCGGGCGTCTGGCTGCGGCCTGCCCGACGCCGGTTCCGTCCGGCGCAAAGCCCGCACCCCCCGGCGCCACGCCCCCCGACGGGGGAGGCAAGGATACGGCATGA
- a CDS encoding response regulator — MSEIHSNTAPPGTPPCAESGPGPRDARAPVRLLLVDDEAGFIRVMQKRLSRRGYVVDTAGSGAEALRALRNAIYDAAVFDLKMDDMDGFELLRVVRRMAPEMAVIMLTGHGGAEEAREGMRLGAAGYLLKPCEMEELVCAIERALGRGAPG, encoded by the coding sequence ATGAGCGAGATCCATTCCAACACTGCGCCGCCGGGGACGCCGCCCTGCGCGGAATCCGGCCCCGGGCCCAGAGACGCAAGGGCACCCGTCCGGCTGCTGCTGGTGGACGACGAGGCGGGCTTCATCCGGGTGATGCAGAAGCGTCTTTCCCGGCGCGGCTACGTGGTGGACACGGCGGGCAGCGGGGCAGAGGCCCTGCGCGCCCTGCGCAACGCCATCTACGATGCGGCGGTGTTCGACCTGAAGATGGACGACATGGACGGCTTCGAACTGCTGCGGGTGGTGCGGCGCATGGCCCCGGAAATGGCCGTGATCATGCTGACCGGCCACGGCGGCGCGGAAGAGGCCCGCGAGGGCATGCGCCTGGGCGCGGCGGGATACCTGCTGAAACCCTGCGAGATGGAGGAACTGGTCTGCGCCATAGAACGGGCCCTGGGGCGCGGCGCGCCGGGGTAG
- a CDS encoding site-2 protease family protein, which produces MFDTDLAVNIKRLAVAFVPMLLGMVCHEVAHGWAAWKRGDPTAKMLGRLTLNPLPHLDVMGSLLFVFTALTSPFILGWAKPVPVNTRHFRSPRRDMALVSFAGPLANIVVAVGFAVAYRLLTLAMPISQWEGNGVYEFFLNMCAVGVWVNFTLAWFNLTPIPPLDGSNILAGFLPRKLAWHYYRLERYGLILVVILLATGMLFKVVWPLVQMSVDIVSAIVGIG; this is translated from the coding sequence ATGTTCGATACCGATCTTGCCGTCAATATCAAGCGACTGGCCGTCGCCTTCGTGCCCATGCTGCTCGGCATGGTCTGCCACGAGGTGGCGCACGGCTGGGCCGCCTGGAAGCGCGGCGACCCCACTGCCAAGATGCTGGGGCGGCTGACCCTGAACCCGCTGCCGCATCTGGACGTGATGGGCTCGCTGCTGTTCGTGTTCACCGCCCTGACCAGTCCGTTCATTCTCGGCTGGGCCAAGCCCGTGCCGGTCAACACCCGGCATTTCCGGTCGCCCCGGCGCGACATGGCGCTGGTCTCGTTTGCCGGTCCGCTGGCCAACATCGTGGTGGCCGTGGGCTTTGCCGTGGCCTACCGTCTGCTTACCCTCGCCATGCCCATCTCGCAGTGGGAAGGCAACGGCGTGTACGAATTCTTCCTGAACATGTGCGCCGTGGGCGTATGGGTGAACTTCACCCTGGCATGGTTCAACCTGACCCCCATCCCGCCGCTGGACGGCAGCAACATCCTGGCCGGGTTCCTGCCGCGCAAGCTGGCATGGCACTACTACAGGCTGGAGCGCTACGGGCTGATCCTGGTGGTCATCCTGCTGGCCACCGGGATGCTGTTCAAGGTGGTCTGGCCGCTGGTGCAGATGTCCGTGGATATTGTCTCGGCCATCGTGGGCATCGGGTAG